A genome region from Cervus canadensis isolate Bull #8, Minnesota chromosome 10, ASM1932006v1, whole genome shotgun sequence includes the following:
- the TASOR2 gene encoding protein TASOR 2 isoform X2: MRRKLNPEVRSAGAAAAQRTVFETVSLSSDSLFQRTVSILHTSYLDSASEHGFQYSQVTLVKNDIFLNEYKTFYQEKKANNYTDEELQETYGFLLFETESQAKLVCQHGLCVGSSAITTLGDPAKGVYISKYSDYLHARPWYHGKSGYVVIFNIIKGKVKFVPENYTANYTSPSSGYDCHVAVNINKISHKTSHFRTFELSQYYLYELSGSTVTERPRQICPFLIVAFQYREPKKMAAPAHDHKSILELRENVLISPWKGKLIIQGCLMCDITLWSSCGTVVPKQLPHELDFKYVMKVSSLKEKLPEAAFKKQNYMENKVCCQDMCFNMYEVELSNKQGEKVDKLIEYIKREQLAIIKCLEDREFFILLTSSALMSETGFGEEQTGLHGLHLFHSPPSAAGLTDLKVEDDISLKVVPVLPALNCALLEAKKSLSEKRISLNTLVKHNFQDLSKVNKSPPLTAASQDGFKETGFSGQVSSAFDLTPPAEKCPLQSLTQLKSYFSDASGYILGVSTVLGLLAERPQSPCISDGICDTGFSLVMTPDPEFHDSEAEGRKDTETGNNSEDVFQARQGALVPLSLAPNLRVQPKRKASTLPVVQSKRVNLYRPFPKRTPAGGNKGPASTTTLKLVKGQFPQRRKRGAEVLTAQFVQITKLDRKAQEAPSSKDVPVATNAKRARRRETSPDTPVPTAKPPTKKSPQKQRVNIVKGNQNPRLRKQPQPAKGETALQLQSEISSGQDVISINTAQPEHVTVAPKALTETSVVGCDSQALNMLADLALSAATSSTPSPEPRNLPCSLELPQNSVPLSKEQLLHGTSDHEYHRGVKSQKGGPLPKPSSDQSNLSSDPMVSPEEESVDPGSWAPAEAQPALPKETHESSNASQTSFVAAEHSYALLLAEHSKRGGPGLAFAKSSTKGSDMGTPVGKVIPFLRPTMTSPLQKLSMALAFRHRGRLLPTGPQDFCCSSHTVFCCDGSFKVTFTCEADYSFSLDSKYTNNPLEKTVVRALHGPWNTDLPDNVEEVKLLLHMWVALFYSRQNKVVRSSRKVVEHSNPAKYVSINSTLESFEFGEIEEPSGVERYSLDPLLEASEAPRGCAAEVSCPGSNPMRPFTKLPPVRGLELWVQNEQKEMFATVGHQESPESQNFICSYNNEIIRGKAEQESSGKLETSNLVPPSIGSSQANGPSVAGEDKTFEPLNNTQVTSCNDTAPQTTFANKTYDEISSPSMICQKSVYSTLESKVDIFHAQRETEADALQGLIRCSSPINKECQPLLEGKGDMGYVMINLEPVTLTLEKSAYVPVQTEAVNRADKPTAFNVELTKQVSPAASLRHPVSTFEKSQMQALGDNPSLAVSGQKGTQYLHASSVCRETLAEETCSLQKGQAMAGSLSPSDNPMVTEALPLAKSSNYSLPRGEMKLSQEFLLPTQNLLSISSEEIIEPSQVEVVPSSASAPLGKKDSLNYIASIKNTLCGSSELKKDKSGLNSENISFQSFNSTFTKEAGLSVNREEVSLKVSEEDSNLDLTLTLSPPMSPREEAPIGEVEQLREAPLPRVGLQEMAEEISVPEEVPSIENRDVSSAANTCVKPAENKEGKGGDLQTVAFILSKETCTLEVAEEVHLASDFPFSSLIEEVSPASSPDPQAPVEEAPPAQATSPRGLNHCDALGEKSARLSKVESGDLAVTEKESSLVAATCPMEQDNSAQVQQMQFSAEMPLRLQNHAGKKGRFLILPGDITQETGPSKCGEGFSLSGKRPDCDAMVTQPACTVTYGGSLENLVSSGHPLQPTGVETCSPHPYHRVLETSEPFSPAEIPENKSSADMYVSTATPSAVVTSTQSLPEDVLSSDVKTHECCYILVKSLRSDPVAGAEGAQTHGHPELPKPTLPLGGPTAAHSAGPSNTGTGLPTQEVPIVRMTHLLDSENSGAELQGRAVDPGGAGPQLLATSPQGRQEPACPLQEGSPCAVWDLLRGGLLPTYLQADAHPGTAGHGESAGPEPPASFAPRSGAPPAGGVSEEQLQGGSVGEAGTGGGMGVGVLSDIYYEPLSGDSDQDSLGEYGHPRYNTEESCASQYGHTGKREGASKDSYNSFLSLNTSDHNWGYASQVPGLESSIPPRSRLGGLKKEATCMPCYVQIRDVCGVPRSYANFTVTRKLRDTPRTLHGLRRRPTGTAPCGLLSSWADAWQGADDLTQNTLDLEHLRFAHKLKQIVKMGAARHSVLLPGTFPKEPPAQVTTGAFHGTPMPTCPGLPPASRSRSPLMVTIVHQMPNHVDCPSSWKKRCGHSRNHLTNSDQNQTASFHLHKLKYNNSTLKDSRNDIAVILSEYAEFNKVMLSSRQVVQDTEPPVALGAAVPRELCVCGPQPASYEDLVADLCSSLRVKLERVVREACSSTFLFHLVETEDKSFFVRTKNILRKGGHTEIEPQHFCQVFHREKGALLVIIRNEDIASHLHQIPSLLKLKHFPRVVFAGVDSPEDVLNDTYQELLRTGGFVVSDDKLLETLTLVQLKEIVKILEKLNGNGRWKWLLHYRENKKLKEDVRVDSIAHKKNLILKSYQSANIIELLHYHQCDSRPSTKAEHLKCLVNLQVQHIHARFAVFLTEKPVVSREVFENSGILVTDVNDFIENIQKVASPFRSSYW; this comes from the exons gTGTGTACATTTCCAAATATTCAGACTATCTTCATGCAAGACCTTGGTATCATGGGAAGTCTGGTTATgttgtaatttttaatataattaag GGAAAAGTCAAGTTTGTGCCTGAGAATTATACAGCTAACTATACTAGCCCATCTTCTGGCTATGATTGCCATGTGGCTGTAAATATTAACAAGATTTCTCACAAGACAAGTCATTTTCGCACCTTTGAACTGAGTCAG tattACCTCTATGAACTTTCAGGCAGCACTGTTACTGAGCGACCCAGACAGATCTGTCCTTTCCTGATTGTAGCTTTTCAGTACAGGGAACCTAAAAAGATGGCAGCACCAGCCCATGATCATAAAAGCAT ACTTGAACTCAGAGAAAATG TTCTCATCTCTCCATGGAAAGGGAAATTAATTATACAAGGCTGTCTGATGTGTGATATAACTCTTTGGTCTTCCTGTGGTACAGTGGTTCCAAAACAATT accACATGAACTAGATTTTAAGTATGTAATGAAAGTGTCATCTTTGAAAGAGAAACTACCAGaagctgcttttaaaaaacagaattacaTGGAGAACAAAG tctgttgccAAGACATGTGCTTCAATATGTATGAGGTGGAGCTCTCAAACAAACAGGGGGAGAAAGTGGATAAACTAATAGAATACATTAAAAGGGAACAGTTG GCAATAATCAAATGCTTAGAAGATcgagaatttttcattttacttacgTCATCAGCCTTAATGTCCGAAACAG GTTTTGGAGAGGAGCAGACAGGTCTACATGGATTGCATTTATTCCACTCACCTCCATCAGCAGCAG GTCTGACAGACTTGAAAGTTGAAGATGACATCTCATTGAAGGTGGTGCCTGTTTTGCCTGCCCTCAATTGTGCCCTGCTAGAAGCAAAGAAATCACTTTCTGAAAAAAGAATCTCTCTAAACACATTAGTAAAGCATAATTTCCAAGACTTGTCCAAGGTGAACAAAAGCCCTCCACTAACTGCTGCTTCCCAGGATGGATTTAAAGAAACCGGCTTCTCTGGCCAAGTGTCCAGTGCTTTTGACTTGACTCCTCCAGCTGAAAAGTGCCCTTTACAGTCTTTAACTCAGCTGAAGTCTTACTTTTCAGATGCGAGTGGGTACATTTTGGGAGTGTCTACTGTGTTAGGTCTATTGGCAGAGCGTCCTCAGTCTCCTTGTATTTCAGATGGGATTTGCGATACAGGCTTTTCTTTAGTGATGACTCCAGATCCTGAATTTCACGATTcagaggcagaaggaagaaaagatacaGAAACTGGAAATAACTCTGAAGATGTGTTTCAAGCAAGACAGGGAGCTCTGGTCCCGCTGAGCCTAGCACCAAATCTGAGAGTGCAGCCCAAGAGAAAGGCGAGCACTCTGCCCGTGGTACAGAGTAAAAGGGTGAACTTGTACCGACCCTTCCCCAAAAGGACTCCTGCTGGAGGAAACAAGGGTCCCGCCTCTACCACAACTCTCAAGCTAGTCAAAGGACAGTTtcctcagaggagaaaaagag GTGCTGAAGTGCTGACTGCACAGTTTGTGCAGATAACCAAACTGGATAGGAAAGCCCAAGAAGCTCCTAGTTCTAAAGATGTTCCAGTGGCAACGAATGCTAAAAGGGCAAGGAGACGAGAGACCTCTCCAGACACCCCTGTTCCAACGGCTAAGCCACCCACGAAGAAATCTCCACAAAAACAGAGGGTAAATATAGTAAAAGGCAATCAGAATCCAAGACTCAGAAAACAGCCACAACCTG CCAAAGGAGAAACTGCTTTACAGCTTCAATCAGAAATTTCCAGTGGTCAAGATGTTATTAGCATAAATACAGCCCAACCAGAACATGTCACAGTGGCCCCAAAAGCCCTGACTGAAACCTCTGTTGTCGGCTGTGACTCCCAGGCCCTAAACATGCTGGCCGACCTGGCTCTGAGTGCTGCTACCTCCAGCACGCCATCCCCCGAGCCCAGAAACCTCCCCTGCTCCCTGGAGCTGCCGCAAAACAGTGTTCCACTTTCTAAAGAACAGCTTTTGCATGGGACATCAGACCACGAATACCACAGAGGAGTTAAAAGTCAGAAAGGTGGGCCATTACCCAAGCCCTCCTCTGACCAGAGTAATCTGTCTTCAGACCCCATGGTCAGCCCAGAGGAAGAGAGCGTGGATCCTGGCAGTTGGGCCCCTGCAGAAGCCCAGCCAGCACTTCCCAAGGAGACTCATGAGAGTTCCAATGCAAGCCAGACCTCTTTCGTGGCTGCGGAGCATTCCTACGCCCTGCTCCTCGCAGAACATTCAAAGAGGGGGGGCCCAGGCTTGGCCTTTGCCAAGAGCAGCACCAAAGGCTCTGACATGGGGACCCCCGTGGGGAAGGTTATACCCTTCCTGCGCCCGACGATGACGTCCCCGCTACAGAAGCTCTCCATGGCCCTGGCCTTTAGGCACAGGGGCAGGTTGCTGCCCACTGGCCCGCAGGACTTCTGCTGCTCCTCGCACACGGTGTTCTGCTGTGACGGCTCCTTTAAGGTCACGTTCACATGCGAAGCAGATTACTCTTTCAGCTTAGACAGCAAGTACACCAACAACCCGCTGGAGAAGACTGTGGTCAGAGCACTGCATGG GCCCTGGAATACTGATTTACCGGATAACGTGGAAGAGGTGAAGCTTCTGCTGCATATGTGGGTGGCTCTGTTCTACAGCAGACAGAACAAAGTTGTGCGGTCATCCCGGAAAGTCGTAGAACACAGCAACCCAGCAAAATATGTGTCCATAAATAGCACACTAGAGTCATTTGAGTTTGGTGAAATTGAGGAGCCCTCCGGGGTAGAGAGGTACTCCTTAGATCCTCTGCTGGAGGCCAGCGAGGCTCCCAGAGGCTGTGCAGCTGAGGTGTCCTGCCCTGGCTCCAACCCCATGCGTCCTTTCACAAAGCTGCCTCCCGTGAGAGGCCTGGAGCTCTGGGTGCAGAATGAACAGAAAGAAATGTTTGCAACAGtgggtcaccaggaaagcccagaaagcCAGAATTTCATCTGTTCTTATAATAACGAG ATAATTAGGGGGAAAGCTGAACAAGAGTCATCAGGTAAACTGGAGACTTCCAATCTTGTGCCTCCTAGCATTGGAAGCAGTCAAGCTAATGGACCTTCTGTTGCTGGTGAAGATAAAACCTTTGAGCCTCTTAATAACACACAAGTGACCTCTTGTAATGATACTGCCCCACAAACCACATTTGCCAACAAGACTTATGATGAGATCAGCAGTCCATCAATGATTTGTCAGAAGTCTGTGTATAGCACCCTTGAGAGCAAAGTTGATATTTTTCATGCACAAAGGGAAACAGAAGCAGATGCTCTGCAGGGCCTTATCCGGTGTAGCAGCCCCATAAACAAAGAATGTCAGCCGTTGTTGGAGGGGAAGGGTGATATGGGATACGTGATGATTAATCTGGAACCAGTCACGCTCACTTTGGAAAAAAGTGCCTATGTGCCAGTACAGACAGAAGCTGTCAACAGAGCTGACAAACCTACAGCCTTTAACGTGGAGTTGACTAAACAGGTGTCACCTGCTGCAAGCCTTAGACATCCCGTGTCCACATTTGAAAAGTCACAGATGCAGGCCCTTGGGGACAACCCCTCACTGGCGGTGTCAGGACAAAAGGGCACTCAGTACCTCCATGCCTCATCAGTGTGTAGAGAGACACTTGCTGAAGAAACATGTTCCTTACAGAAGGGACAGGCTATGGCAGGCTCACTTTCACCATCTGATAATCCCATGGTAACAGAAGCGTTACCATTGGCTAAAAGTTCAAATTACTCGTTACCCAGAGGAGAAATGAAACTCTCTCAAGAATTCCTTCTCCCAACACAGAATCTCTTAAGCATCTCTTCAGAAGAAATAATAGAGCCGTCCCAGGTTGAGGTAGTTCCATCGTCAGCCTCTGCCCCCTTGGGAAAAAAGGATTCCCTTAACTACATCGCATCAATAAAGAATACTCTGTGTGGCTCTTCAGAACTAAAGAAGGACAAGAGTGGTCTAAACAGTGAAAATATTAGTTTTCAATCATTTAATTCCACATTTACCAAAGAAGCAGGCCTGTCTGTGAATAGAGAGGAGGTCAGCCTCAAGGTATCAGAGGAGGATTCCAACCTTGACCTCACTCTCACCCTATCACCACCCATGAGTCCTAGGGAAGAAGCGCCCATTGGTGAAGTGGAGCAACTGCGGGAGGCCCCGCTACCCCGCGTAGGCCttcaggagatggcagaggaaatATCTGTGCCCGAAGAGGTTCCTTCCATAGAAAACAGAGACGTGAGCTCTGCTGCTAACACATGTGTGAAAccagcagaaaacaaagagggaaaAGGTGGTGATTTACAGACAGTGGCTTTCATACTTTCTAAAGAAACGTGTACCCTGGAGGTTGCGGAGGAAGTTCACCTTGCCTCTGACTTCCCGTTCAGTTCCTTGATTGAAGAAGTGTCACCAGCTTCCAGCCCTGACCCCCAGGCACCAGTGGAAGAAGCACCACCAGCTCAGGCCACATCTCCACGTGGTCTGAATCACTGTGATGCGCTCGGTGAGAAAAGCGCCAGGCTCTCCAAGGTCGAGTCAGGAGATTTGGCCgtaacagaaaaggaaagttcTCTTGTTGCTGCCACCTGTCCAATGGAACAGGATAACTCAGCTCAGGTACAGCAGATGCAATTTTCTGCTGAAATGCCTCTACGATTACAGAACCACGCAGGAAAAAAAGGTAGATTCTTAATCCTTCCTGGTGACATCACTCAGGAAACTGGCCCGAGTAAATGTGGGGAGGGCTTCTCTCTCTCAGGAAAGAGGCCAGACTGTGATGCCATGGTAACCCAGCCTGCCTGCACTGTCACGTACGGAGGTTCTCTAGAAAACCTGGTATCGTCAGGGCACCCACTGCAGCCCACGGGTGTGGAGACCTGCAGCCCCCACCCATATCATCGTGTCCTGGAGACCAGTGAGCCTTTCAGTCCTGCAGAGATCCCTGAAAACAAGTCTTCTGCTGACATGTATGTTTCTACAGCCACACCAAGTGCTGTGGTGACCAGCACTCAGAGCCTTCCTGAAGACGTCTTGAGCAGTGATGTGAAAACACACGAATGCTGTTACATCCTGGTTAAGTCCTTGCGCTCCGACCCAGTTGCTGGAGCGGAGGGTGCACAGACCCACGGGCACCCAGAGCTCCCCAAGCCTACGCTCCCCTTGGGCGGGCCCACTGCAGCCCACAGCGCAGGCCCCAGCAACACGGGGACAGGGTTACCGACCCAGGAAGTCCCTATCGTCAGGATGACCCATCTGCTCGACAGTGAGAATAGTGGAGCCGAGTTACAGGGAAGAGCCGTGGATCCTGGAGGTGCCGGCCCCCAGCTGCTCGCCACCTCTCCACAAGGCAGACAGGAGCCAGCCTGCCCGCTGCAGGAGGGGTCCCCGTGTGCAGTGTGGGATCTGCTCCGTGGCGGACTTCTCCCCACGTATCTGCAGGCTGATGCTCACCCGGGTACTGCAGGCCATGGCGAGAGTGCCGGTCCAGAGCCCCCTGCGTCCTTTGCTCCCCGATCTGGCGCACCTCCCGCTGGTGGGGTCTCTGAAGAGCAGTTGCAAGGTGGGAGTGTGGGCGAGGCAGGCACAGGTGGAGGCATGGGTGTGGGCGTGCTCTCTGACATCTACTATGAACCCCTTTCTGGAGACTCGGATCAGGACTCTCTGGGTGAGTATGGACACCCCAGATACAACACAGAAGAGTCCTGTGCTTCACAATATGGCCACACTGGGAAAAGAGAAGGTGCATCCAAAGACAGTTACAACTCTTTCCTGAGCCTGAACACCAGTGATCACAACTGGGGCTACGCAAGCCAAGTTCCAGGGCTGGAGAGCAGCATTCCTCCCAGAAGTCGGCTGGGTGGACTAAAGAAGGAAGCTACGTGTATGCCCTGTTACGTCCAAATCCGAGATGTCTGTGGGGTCCCCAGGAGCTACGCCAACTTCACTGTGACCAGAAAGCTCAGAGACACCCCAAGAACCCTGCACGGCTTAAGGCGGCGCCCCACCGGCACTGCCCCGTGCGGCTTGCTCAGCTCCTGGGCAGACGCCTGGCAAGGGGCAGACGATCTCACCCAGAACACTTTAGATCTGGAGCACCTGCGTTTTGCACACAAACTGAAACAAATTGTGAAGATGGGAGCCGCTCGGCATTCTGTCCTTTTGCCCGGCACCTTTCCAAAGGAGCCCCCAGCCCAGGTCACCACAGGGGCTTTCCATGGGACCCCAATGCCCACATGCCCGGGGCTGCCTCCCGCCTCCCGAAGCAGGAGTCCTCTCATGGTGACGATCGTGCATCAGATGCCTAACCATGTGGACTGCCCCTCCTCCTGGAAGAAGAGGTGTGGCCACAGTAGAAATCACCTCACAAACTCAGACCAGAATCAGACAGCGTCCTTCCACCTCCACAAGCTGAAATACAACAACAGTACATTGAAAGACTCGCGCAACGACATCGCTGTCATTCTCAGCGAGTATGCCGAGTTCAACAAGGTGATGCTGAGCAGCCGCCAGGTGGTCCAGGACACGGAGCCGCCTGTGGCTTTGGGAGCAGCCGTTCCCCGCGAGCTGTGTGTCTGCGGCCCGCAGCCCGCCTCCTATGAGGACCTGGTGGCCGACCTGTGCTCCAGCCTGCGCGTCAAGCTGGAGCGAGTGGTGAGGGAGGCATGTTCTAGCACCTTCCTCTTCCACCTCGTGGAGACAGAAGACAAGTCCTTCTTTGTAAGAACAAAG AATATCCTGAGGAAAGGAGGTCACACAGAAATCGAACCTCAGCATTTCTGTCAAGTATTTCACAGAGAGAAAGGTGCACTTTTAGTCATCATCAGAAATGAAGATATAGCATCCCACCTGCATCAG ATCCCTTctctgctgaagctgaagcacttTCCCAGGGTCGTCTTTGCCGGAGTCGACAGCCCTGAAGATGTCCTCAATGACACCTACCAAGAGCTGCTTCGGACAGGAGGCTTTGTGGTATCAGATGACAAACTACTAGAGACTTTAACGTTAG TTCAACTGAAGGAAATTGTCAAAATCCTAGAAAAACTAAATGGAAATGGAAGATGGAAGTGGTTGCTTCACTacagggaaaataaaaagctaaaggAAGATGTGAG AGTGGATTCAATTGCACATAAAAAGAACTTAATATTGAAATCGTATCAGAGTGCAAACATCATTGAGCTGCTTCACTATCACCAGTGTGACTCTCGACCATCAACCAAAGCTGAGCATCTGAAATGTCTGGTGAACCTGCAGGTTCAGCACATCCACGCCAGGTTTGCCGTCTTCCTGACAG aaaagCCTGTGGTCTCCAGAGAAGTCTTTGAAAACAGTGGCATCCTTGTGACAGATGTAAATGACTTTATTGAAAATATACAGAAAGTAGCATCTCCATTTCGGAGTAGCTACTGGTAA